The following proteins are co-located in the Spinactinospora alkalitolerans genome:
- a CDS encoding TerC family protein: MDIQPWVWGVTVTVLLAVIALDFAIIARRPHEPSMREAAIWISIYVSLAIAFGIGLAFFADGEQSLDFFTGWIVEYSMSMDNLFVFILILGAFAVPPKHRQRVLLVGIALALLFRGLFIALGAAVVNAFAGVFFLFGAFLLFTAWKLVAGGDEDEEYQENAAVRMVRRILPTTDEYHEAKLTVRLNGKRFVTPMLLVMVAVGLTDILFALDSIPAIFGITQEPYLVFTANAFALMGLRQLYFLIGGLLDKLVYLSKGLAFILGFIGVKLILHALHETTEWHVPEIPTVFSLLVIVATLVITAVASLYKNKKDTAAAEAAVAAEASADPGTEAGAGAGAKTGEQDDDDRDPRVSV; encoded by the coding sequence GTGGATATTCAACCGTGGGTGTGGGGAGTGACGGTCACCGTCCTGCTCGCCGTGATCGCCCTCGACTTCGCCATCATCGCCCGCCGCCCCCATGAACCCTCCATGCGCGAGGCCGCGATCTGGATCTCGATCTACGTCTCACTGGCCATCGCCTTCGGGATCGGTCTGGCCTTCTTCGCCGACGGTGAGCAGAGCCTGGACTTCTTCACCGGCTGGATCGTGGAGTACTCGATGAGCATGGACAACCTGTTCGTGTTCATCCTGATCCTCGGGGCCTTCGCCGTCCCGCCCAAGCACCGCCAGCGCGTGCTGCTGGTGGGCATCGCGCTCGCCCTGCTCTTCCGCGGCCTGTTCATCGCGCTGGGCGCGGCCGTCGTCAACGCCTTCGCCGGCGTGTTCTTCCTCTTCGGCGCGTTCCTGCTCTTCACGGCGTGGAAGCTGGTCGCCGGCGGCGACGAGGACGAGGAGTACCAGGAGAACGCCGCGGTGCGGATGGTGCGGCGCATCCTGCCGACCACGGACGAGTACCACGAGGCCAAGCTGACCGTGCGCCTGAACGGCAAGCGGTTCGTCACGCCGATGCTGCTGGTGATGGTCGCCGTCGGGCTCACCGACATCCTGTTCGCGCTGGACTCCATCCCCGCGATCTTCGGCATCACCCAGGAGCCCTACCTGGTCTTCACCGCCAACGCCTTCGCCCTGATGGGGCTGCGCCAGTTGTACTTCCTGATCGGCGGGCTGCTGGACAAGCTGGTCTACCTCAGCAAGGGCCTGGCCTTCATCCTCGGCTTCATCGGGGTGAAGCTCATCCTGCACGCCCTCCACGAGACCACCGAGTGGCACGTGCCCGAGATCCCGACCGTGTTCTCGCTGCTGGTCATCGTGGCGACCCTGGTCATCACGGCGGTGGCCAGCCTGTACAAGAACAAGAAGGACACCGCCGCGGCCGAGGCGGCCGTCGCGGCCGAGGCCTCCGCCGATCCCGGGACCGAGGCCGGGGCCGGGGCCGGGGCGAAGACCGGGGAGCAGGACGACGACGACCGGGACCCGCGCGTCTCGGTGTGA
- a CDS encoding HpcH/HpaI aldolase/citrate lyase family protein yields the protein MPGAPGAPPLTLLYVPGDRPDRVRKALAGEADVVIVDLEDAVAPAAKAAARSETAALLSRPQAKPVQVRVNDVGTDAGRADLAALAGLPGLGGVRVPKVEEAATLTGIADALPGAALHVLLESALGVERAHALATAHPAVASIALGEVDLGAELGVSEESGLLWARSRTVVAARAAGLPAPAQSVYARVRDLDGLAASCRAGRALGFLGRTAIHPAQLPVIARSYLPDEEEVAAARGIVAAAADAERSGTGALALPDGRFVDVAVVRGAERTLALAERAQSRGPGA from the coding sequence ATGCCCGGCGCGCCCGGGGCACCTCCGCTGACCCTGCTCTACGTGCCCGGCGACCGGCCCGACCGGGTGCGCAAGGCGCTGGCGGGGGAGGCCGACGTCGTCATCGTCGACCTGGAGGACGCCGTCGCGCCGGCCGCGAAGGCCGCGGCGCGCTCCGAGACCGCTGCGCTGCTGTCCCGGCCGCAGGCCAAACCCGTCCAGGTGCGCGTCAACGACGTCGGCACCGACGCGGGCCGGGCCGACCTGGCCGCGCTGGCGGGCCTGCCCGGCCTCGGCGGCGTCCGGGTGCCCAAGGTCGAGGAGGCGGCGACGCTCACCGGGATCGCCGACGCGCTGCCGGGCGCGGCGCTGCACGTGCTGCTGGAGTCGGCGCTGGGCGTCGAGCGCGCCCACGCCCTCGCCACCGCGCACCCCGCGGTGGCGAGCATCGCGCTGGGGGAGGTCGACCTCGGCGCCGAACTGGGGGTGAGCGAGGAGTCCGGCCTGCTGTGGGCGCGGTCGCGGACGGTCGTCGCCGCCCGGGCCGCCGGCCTGCCGGCGCCGGCGCAGTCGGTCTACGCCCGAGTGCGCGACCTGGACGGGCTCGCGGCCTCCTGCCGCGCGGGCCGGGCGCTGGGCTTCCTGGGCCGGACCGCGATCCACCCCGCGCAGCTCCCCGTGATCGCGCGGTCCTACCTGCCGGACGAGGAGGAGGTGGCCGCGGCGCGCGGGATCGTCGCGGCGGCCGCCGACGCCGAGCGCTCCGGCACCGGCGCGCTGGCCCTGCCCGACGGCCGCTTCGTCGACGTCGCCGTGGTCCGCGGCGCCGAGCGGACCCTGGCCCTGGCCGAACGGGCCCAATCCCGCGGTCCCGGCGCCTGA
- a CDS encoding zinc ribbon domain-containing protein — MRFRWSCAVPENVESYRVTRDKAGRRHLAFAVIPAPITEKVDPAYTPQICGGCGHCAPENRESQAVFWCVVCGHREHADVNAAEDILTAAGRAVAARGSLQARPGRRTVNLDSFSPPEGESGWNPLPTGEEGAEDGHLLGGEDPETGVALEVVRLLPASAAATPRDAV; from the coding sequence GTGCGGTTCCGCTGGTCGTGCGCGGTGCCCGAGAATGTGGAGTCTTACCGCGTCACTCGGGATAAGGCCGGTCGCCGGCACCTCGCCTTCGCCGTGATCCCTGCGCCGATAACCGAAAAGGTCGATCCCGCCTACACGCCGCAGATCTGCGGTGGCTGCGGGCACTGCGCGCCGGAGAACCGCGAGAGCCAAGCGGTGTTCTGGTGCGTTGTCTGCGGACACCGGGAGCATGCCGACGTCAACGCGGCAGAAGACATCCTCACGGCCGCCGGGCGGGCGGTTGCGGCGCGGGGATCCCTCCAGGCACGGCCGGGGCGACGAACCGTGAACCTCGACTCGTTCTCGCCTCCTGAAGGCGAGTCGGGTTGGAACCCTCTCCCAACGGGAGAGGAGGGCGCCGAGGACGGCCACCTGCTCGGCGGCGAGGACCCCGAGACCGGCGTCGCGCTGGAGGTGGTCCGGCTCCTGCCGGCCAGCGCGGCCGCGACCCCGCGGGACGCGGTGTGA
- a CDS encoding Nramp family divalent metal transporter: MDSSDVNTGGTPTQGVPPQPQPQPQQPLIPAQRGAEPSGADAQGAPTASEERVWRAGRLEPMPIRPLPKAPPSIHILGPTVFLVALGVGMGESYMWPRLVLIFGPEIRWLFLIGVSLQAVVMLEMSRYAMATGESIFFGAARVFKPLMWFFFITAILVYIWPGHLSAGASALERVTGIPWQASAVTGMLLVGVVFTLAKVIYSLLENVLSICIGVLVVGTSVVAALVGNLADLSSTITGMFAFGYLPEEAVSPIWFPILVGSIAFAGPSGMQQMWYTLHLRDKGAGMGAHIPRIRGLRHADDQESMPSRGFMFDTENPDEMAKWKGWRRWVTFDALVLFWGITMLVTISFTVLAQASARLDPGVTTVIRDGERDAALDAMAGSFAAAGSPIFGTVFFCFIALIGLNATLGLFDSFSRGQADMTYFFVPGAKRFSISKLYGFFLWGLIAFGIGILLFGPADGPAAILDVLAFLSTFAMGAYCVVLLLVNNLTLPKPIRPGLIPNAIIGFAAVFYLGMLFYSLFAFGVVVS; the protein is encoded by the coding sequence ATGGATTCCTCTGACGTCAACACCGGAGGCACACCGACCCAAGGTGTTCCTCCTCAGCCGCAGCCCCAGCCGCAGCAGCCACTGATCCCCGCCCAGCGCGGCGCCGAGCCCTCCGGGGCGGACGCGCAGGGCGCCCCCACGGCCTCCGAGGAACGCGTCTGGCGCGCCGGCCGACTCGAACCGATGCCCATCCGGCCGCTGCCCAAGGCGCCGCCCTCCATCCACATCCTCGGCCCGACCGTCTTCCTGGTCGCACTGGGCGTGGGCATGGGCGAGTCCTACATGTGGCCGCGGCTGGTGCTCATCTTCGGCCCCGAGATCCGCTGGCTGTTCCTGATCGGCGTCAGCCTGCAGGCCGTGGTCATGCTGGAGATGTCGCGCTACGCGATGGCCACCGGCGAGAGCATCTTCTTCGGCGCCGCCCGCGTGTTCAAGCCACTGATGTGGTTCTTCTTCATCACGGCGATCCTGGTCTACATCTGGCCAGGCCACCTGTCGGCGGGCGCGTCGGCGCTGGAACGGGTGACCGGCATCCCCTGGCAGGCCTCCGCCGTGACGGGCATGCTGCTCGTCGGCGTGGTCTTCACCCTCGCCAAGGTCATCTACAGCCTCCTGGAGAACGTGCTCTCCATCTGCATCGGGGTGCTCGTGGTCGGCACGTCGGTGGTGGCGGCCCTGGTCGGCAACCTCGCCGACCTCTCCAGCACGATCACCGGGATGTTCGCCTTCGGCTACCTGCCGGAGGAGGCCGTCTCACCGATCTGGTTCCCCATCCTGGTCGGCTCGATCGCCTTCGCCGGCCCCTCGGGCATGCAGCAGATGTGGTACACGCTGCACCTGCGGGACAAGGGCGCCGGCATGGGCGCGCACATCCCCCGCATCCGCGGCCTGCGCCACGCCGACGACCAGGAGAGCATGCCCTCGCGCGGGTTCATGTTCGACACCGAGAACCCCGACGAGATGGCGAAGTGGAAGGGCTGGCGGCGCTGGGTCACCTTCGACGCCCTGGTGCTGTTCTGGGGCATCACGATGCTGGTGACGATCTCCTTCACCGTGCTCGCCCAGGCCTCGGCCCGGCTGGACCCGGGGGTCACCACCGTGATCCGCGACGGTGAGCGCGACGCCGCGCTGGACGCGATGGCGGGCTCCTTCGCCGCGGCCGGCAGCCCCATCTTCGGCACGGTGTTCTTCTGCTTCATCGCGCTGATCGGGCTCAACGCCACGCTCGGCCTGTTCGACTCCTTCTCCCGGGGCCAGGCCGACATGACCTACTTCTTCGTCCCGGGCGCCAAGCGCTTCAGCATCTCCAAGCTGTACGGGTTCTTCCTGTGGGGCCTGATCGCCTTCGGGATCGGGATCCTGCTGTTCGGGCCCGCCGACGGGCCGGCCGCCATCCTCGACGTGCTGGCGTTCCTGTCCACCTTCGCCATGGGCGCCTACTGCGTGGTGCTGCTGCTGGTCAACAACCTCACGCTGCCCAAGCCGATCCGGCCGGGGCTCATCCCCAACGCCATCATCGGCTTCGCCGCGGTGTTCTACCTCGGCATGCTGTTCTACTCCCTGTTCGCCTTCGGTGTGGTGGTGAGCTGA